The genomic stretch CGCCGTAGGAGAGAGGTTGATCACTTTGGCATAGCAGCCACCCTCGAAATTGAAAATACCCTCATCGCTCCAACCGTGCTCATCGTCACCGACCAGGTTTCTTTTGGGGTCGGCCGATAAAGTAGTTTTACCGGTACCGGATAGACCAAAGAACAAAGCGCTGTCGTTCTTAGGACCGACATTAGCCGAACAGTGCATGGTCAGCACGCCCTGGAGCGGGAGCAGGAAGTTCATAACGGTAAATACCGCCTTCTTGATTTCCCCCCCGTATCCGGAGTTGCCGATCAGACAGAGACGCTTATCAAAGTTTAACAGAATGAAAGTCTCTGACAGTGTGGAGTCGATCTGTGGCACTCCCTTGAATGAGGGAAGATCAATGATTGTGAAATCAGGTATAAAGCGACGACGTTCGTCGTTGGTCTTGGGCGCGATGAGCATATTGCTGGCAAAAAGGCTGTGCCAGGCGTATTCTGTGATGATGCGAACGGGCAGGCGGTAGTTTTCGTCGGCGCCGCCATAGCAATCCTGCACAAACAGGTCGCGACCCTGAAGGAAACCCTGCATGCGGTTGAAAACAGCGTCGAACTTTTCCTGGCTATAGGGTCGGTTATACTCGCCCCACCAGATTTTGTCCTCGGTAGAAGCTTCCTTGACCACAAACTTATCGTTGGCCGCACGTGCGGTGTGTTTGCCGGTGTTGACACTGATCGGGCCCATGTGAGTAAGGCGACCTTCTGAACGGAAGATAATCTCTTCGTATAGAGCTTCAGTCGGAAGATTCCAGTAGACATTGTTCAGATTGGTCAGACCGTGATTCGAGAGGCTGAAATCAGCTTTGACGGCGGTCTTTTCGTCCTGGGCAGGTGTCTTAACCTTGATGATGTACTGTGTCATTGCCAGTCCCTCCTGAACTTGCGGTCACCGATATATATCTCGTTCGGTGACTCGGGATCAAGCGCCCATTTGATACGGGCGATGCCTTCACGGATATCCTTGACGGAGCCACAGAAGCTAAGCCGCAGGTGTCCTTCCATACCGAACTCTCCGCCCGGCACCGCTACTACTCTGGCTTTGTCCACAAGGAATTTCGAGAGTTTCACGGAGTTTTTCTCGTAGGCTGAGAAGTCTGGCAGGCAGTAAAATGTTCCCCCCGGTACGACGGTATGAATGCCGCTAAAGGAGTTTAGCTCGTTGAGCATGATTGCGGCATTGTTCTCCAGGGTGAGCCGAAGATTCTCGACGCCGCTTTGAATTCCATTAAGAGCTGCCGCCGCTGCTGACTGAAGCACTACCGACGGACAGGATGTGTTCTGAGCCGCGACGTTAATCATTGTCTCAGTAACCTTGCGACTGGCGACAGTCCAGCCAATCCGAAAGCCGGTCATGGCGTATGATTTCGATACTCCATTAA from Candidatus Zixiibacteriota bacterium encodes the following:
- the pckA gene encoding phosphoenolpyruvate carboxykinase (ATP), which translates into the protein MTQYIIKVKTPAQDEKTAVKADFSLSNHGLTNLNNVYWNLPTEALYEEIIFRSEGRLTHMGPISVNTGKHTARAANDKFVVKEASTEDKIWWGEYNRPYSQEKFDAVFNRMQGFLQGRDLFVQDCYGGADENYRLPVRIITEYAWHSLFASNMLIAPKTNDERRRFIPDFTIIDLPSFKGVPQIDSTLSETFILLNFDKRLCLIGNSGYGGEIKKAVFTVMNFLLPLQGVLTMHCSANVGPKNDSALFFGLSGTGKTTLSADPKRNLVGDDEHGWSDEGIFNFEGGCYAKVINLSPTAEPQIYACTQKYGTILENVVFDPVSRNLDLDDELMTPNTRAAYPLHYIDNAVPDKKAGHPENIIMLTCDASGVMPPIAELSPEQAMYHFISGYTSKVSGTEIDLGKEPEITFSACFGAPFMVHHPFYYAELLKNKMLKHDVKCWLVNTGWTGGPYGIGKRMSIHHTRALLNAALEGKLPDSDFRTDPVFGFRVPRHCENVPDKVLNPIETWEDPNAYREKYQQLAALFIENFKKFASGCTPDVVQAGPDKTGLQK